A segment of the Chloroflexota bacterium genome:
ATAGAGGATGTGCAACTGGCCCTGAATGGTAAAGGAGAGACCTTCTTCTATGGGAGGCCGGGGGGTGTCATTCCTACCCCCAGCGAAGTCTTCCGGGTGATTTCACGACATTATTATCAGAAGGGTCTGAGTTAGAGAACAATGACTAAGGTGTATAGCCGTCCCAAGTTGCTGAAGAAGAAGATTTTCCATTACTGCGCGGGATGTGGTCATTCGATTATCCACCGGCTTCTGGCTGAGGTGATTGAAGAGATGAATCTTCAAGAGAGGATTGTAGGCATCAACTCGGCGGGATGCTCGGTTTTTGCCTATGACTATCTTGACATCGATATGGCGGAAGCAGCCCATGGCAGGGGAATGGCGGTGGCTACCGGCCTGAAAAGGGCCTCTCCTGAGACCATTGTGTTTACCTATCAGGGGGATGGTGATCTGGCAGCCATTGGTACTGCTGAGACTGTTCATACTGCCAACAGAGGAGAAAGGATAACGACCATTTTTGTCAACAATGCTGTCTACGGCATGACCGGTGGTCAGATGGCCCCGACTACTCTACTGGCCCAGCTGACCACCACCACGCCCTACGGGCGGGATGCCAGGCTGGAGGGACATCCTATCAG
Coding sequences within it:
- a CDS encoding thiamine pyrophosphate-dependent enzyme; protein product: MTKVYSRPKLLKKKIFHYCAGCGHSIIHRLLAEVIEEMNLQERIVGINSAGCSVFAYDYLDIDMAEAAHGRGMAVATGLKRASPETIVFTYQGDGDLAAIGTAETVHTANRGERITTIFVNNAVYGMTGGQMAPTTLLAQLTTTTPYGRDARLEGHPIRVSEMLALLGGVVYIERTAVDSPTNIRKTKKSIRKAFQVQIDGLGFSMVEILAPCPINWKMEPLEAWQWIGKEMTKVFPLGVIKDITGQKDAD